The following proteins are encoded in a genomic region of Corylus avellana chromosome ca4, CavTom2PMs-1.0:
- the LOC132177703 gene encoding PH, RCC1 and FYVE domains-containing protein 1: MADPDSYGKHERDVEQALVALKKGTQLIKYSRKGKPKFCPFRISKDETTLIWYSHGEERNLKLSSVSRIIPGQRTAVFRRYLRPEKEYLSFSLLYNNSERSLDLICKDKAEAEVWLAGLKALISPGQHSRRTRSDIFDLHNSSDFIQNGRPSGATIEFTSGIARSRPSLDSNSRESPLNSASSDVGSEHAKMQLRTSTGDGVRISVSSTPSCSSGGSGPDDIESLGDVYVWGEVWCDGISPDGSVSPIPTKTDVLTPKPLESNVVLDVHQIACGVRHIALVTRQGEVFTWGEESGGRLGHGIDRDFSRPRLVEFLAVTNVDFVACGEYHTCAVSTSGDLFTWGDGTHNTGLLGHGTDVSHWIPKRVTGPLEGLQVLSVACGTWHSALATSNGKMFTFGDGTYGVLGHGDRESLPYPKEVQSLNGLKTIKVACGVWHTAAIVEVMGHSGVNVSSRKLFTWGDGDKYRLGHGSKDTYLLPTCVSSLIDYNFHQLACGHTMTVALTTSGHVFTMGGTAYGQLGNPSSDGRVPCLVQDKLVGEFVEDISCGAYHVAVLTSRSEVYTWGRGANGRLGHGDPEDRKFPTLVEALRDRHVKNIYCGSNFTASICIHKWVSGADQSVCSGCRQAFGFTRKRHNCYNCGLVHCHACSSRKALKAALAPTPGKPHRVCDSCYAKLKAAEAGNSTNVNRKVSAPRRSIDSRERLDRAEVRSSRILLSPTTEPVRYLEIKSGKPGTSSDSSSIVRASQVPSHLQLRDISFPSSFSAFQNALKPVMPLSPQPSNSRPASPYSRKPSPPRSVSPAYSRSLIESLRKTNELLSHEVSKLQNQARSLKQKCDAQDVELKKSYENARQAVSFAEEESSKCRVTRELVKSVAKQLKDMIEKLPPEVSDSETFKAIHSQVEDFLNTTATSNISSSLPTSLESDQQYSLHKTPSINESSKMLDKRIARIDVARVANLSQDGGNILQESIRSPSSNTRAAVSQQSSENASRLPGSSTMRNGEKEVIEQFEPGVYVTVLLLPNGTKMFKRVRFSKRRFDGHQAEEWWSKNKDRVLRRYSPATANPAPMVSSSTSAPTNEGSSSTTPAPADEGSTSTPAPAAEENNEASASSQT, encoded by the exons ATGGCAGATCCTGATAGCTATGGGAAACATGAGCGTGACGTTGAGCAA GCACTCGTTGCTTTGAAAAAAGGTACTCAACTAATTAAGTATAGCCGGAAAGGGAAACCTAAGTTTTGTCCATTCAGAATTTCTAAG GATGAAACAACATTGATCTGGTACTCACATGGAGAAGAAAGGAATCTGAAGTTATCTTCCGTCTCACGGATTATCCCTGGACAAAGAACT GCTGTTTTTAGGCGATATTTACGTCCTGAAAAGgaatatttgtctttttcacTTCTATATAATAACAGTGAAAGATCACTTGATCTG ATCTGCAAGGACAAAGCTGAGGCAGAGGTATGGTTAGCAGGCCTTAAGGCATTAATATCTCCTGGACAACATAGTAGACGTACTAGAAGTGATATTTTTGAT CTACATAATAGCAGCGACTTTATTCAGAATGGCCGTCCTTCTGGTGCAACAATAGAGTTCACTTCAGGTATTGCTCGAAGCAGGCCGTCTCTTGATTCGAATTCTCGTGAATCTCCATTGAATTCAGCAAGCTCAGATGTGGGGTCAGAACATGCAAAAATGCAACTAAGAACAAGTACTGGTGATGGTGTCCGTATTAGTGTTTCGAGCACCCCTAGCTGTTCTAGTGGAGGATCTGGACCGGATGACATAGAATCGTTGGGTGATGTTTATGTATGGGGAGAGGTTTGGTGCGATGGGATTTCACCTGATGGCTCTGTGAGCCCAATTCCTACAAAAACTGATGTGCTGACTCCCAAGCCCTTGGAGTCAAATGTTGTTCTTGATGTTCACCAGATCGCTTGTGGTGTGCGACATATTGCTCTTGTAACAAGGCAAGGTGAGGTTTTTACCTGGGGAGAGGAATCTGGAGGAAGACTTGGTCATGGGATTGACAGAGACTTCAGTCGCCCTCGTCTTGTTGAGTTCCTAGCAGTTACTAATGTAGATTTTGTTGCATGTGGAGAGTATCATACATGTGCTGTATCTACATCTGGTGATTTATTTACTTGGGGTGATGGTACCCATAATACTGGACTTCTTGGTCATGGCACTGATGTTAGTCATTGGATACCTAAAAGGGTTACTGGTCCTTTAGAAGGACTCCAGGTTTTATCTGTCGCATGTGGCACATGGCATTCAGCTTTGGCAACTTCCAATGGGAAAATGTTTACATTTGGTGATGGAACATATGGTGTTTTGGGGCATGGAGATCGTGAGAGTCTCCCATATCCCAAGGAGGTACAATCGTTGAATGGACTGAAGACTATTAAAGTGGCATGCGGAGTATGGCATACTGCAGCCATTGTAGAGGTTATGGGCCACTCTGGTGTAAACGTTTCATCTAGGAAGTTGTTCACCTGGGGCGATGGTGACAAATATCGTTTGGGCCATGGAAGCAAGGATACTTATCTTCTTCCCACCTGTGTCTCCTCACTTATTGACTATAACTTCCACCAGCTTGCTTGTGGACACACCATGACTGTTGCCCTCACTACATCAGGTCATGTATTTACCATGGGCGGCACTGCATATGGTCAGCTAGGCAATCCAAGCTCTGATGGAAGGGTACCTTGCTTGGTACAAGATAAACTAGTAGGTGAATTTGTGGAAGATATATCTTGTGGGGCATATCATGTTGCTGTCCTGACATCTAGAAGTGAAGTATACACTTGGGGAAGAGGTGCCAATGGAAGATTGGGACATGGAGATCCAGAAGACCGTAAATTTCCAACACTAGTTGAAGCATTAAGAGATAGgcatgtaaaaaatatatattgtggCTCAAATTTTACTGCAAGTATATGCATCCATAAATGGGTATCTGGAGCAGACCAATCAGTTTGCTCTGGTTGTCGGCAAGCATTTGGTTTTACTAGAAAGAGGCATAACTGTTATAATTGTGGACTGGTGCATTGCCATGCTTGTAGTTCCAGAAAAGCATTGAAAGCAGCATTGGCTCCAACTCCTGGCAAACCTCATCGGGTATGTGATTCTTGCTATGCAAAACTTAAAGCTGCTGAGGCCGGTAATTCTACTAATGTAAATAGAAAAGTTTCAGCCCCTCGCCGCTCAATAGATAGCAGGGAAAGATTAGATAGGGCAGAGGTAAGGTCTTCCAGAATTTTACTATCTCCCACTACAGAACCAGTCAGATACCTTGAGATCAAGTCAGGCAAGCCAGGGACAAGTTCGGATTCTTCTTCTATAGTCAGGGCTTCCCAAGTACCGTCGCATTTACAACTGAGAGATATTTCATTTCCAAGTTCGTTTAGTGCTTTTCAAAATGCTTTGAAACCGGTTATGCCATTATCACCTCAGCCTTCTAACTCAAGACCTGCTTCACCATACTCGAGGAAACCAAGCCCTCCACGCTCTGTCAGTCCGGCATATTCGAGGAGTCTTATTGAAAGTCTCAGGAAGACAAATGAACTCCTGAGTCATGAAGTGTCAAAGTTGCAAAACCAA GCTAGAAGTTTGAAGCAGAAGTGCGATGCTCAAGATGTGGAGCTTAAGAAGTCATATGAAAATGCTCGACAAGCTGTTTCATTTGCTGAAGAGGAATCTTCCAAGTGTAGAGTAACCAGAGAACTTGTCAAGTCTGTCGCAAAACAG TTAAAGGACATGATAGAGAAGCTGCCCCCAGAGGTTTCTGACAGTGAAACCTTTAAAGCCATCCATTCTCAAGTTGAAGATTTTCTAAACACAACTGCTACATCTAATATTTCTTCTTCCTTGCCTACAAGCTTAGAGTCTGATCAACAATATTCACTTCATAAAACTCCATCAATCAATGAGTCTTCTAAAATGCTAGACAAAAGGATAGCCCGCATAGATGTTGCAAGAGTTGCCAACTTGTCTCAGGATGGGGGAAATATTCTTCAGGAGAGTATTAGATCACCAAGTTCTAATACAAGAGCTGCTGTATCTCAACAAAGCTCAGAAAATGCCTCAAGATTGCCCGGATCTTCAACAATGAGGAATGGAGAAAAAGAAGTTATTGAACAATTTGAACCTGGTGTTTATGTTACTGTCCTTTTACTTCCAAATGGTACGAAAATGTTCAAGCGAGTGAGATTCAG TAAAAGAAGGTTTGATGGGCACCAAGCAGAAGAATGGTGGAGTAAAAACAAAGACAGAGTGCTTAGGAGATACAGTCCAGCAACAGCTAATCCTGCTCCAATGGTTTCATCTAGCACTTCAGCACCAACAAATGAGGGATCATCATCTACCACTCCAGCACCTGCAGATGAAGGATCAACCAGCACTCCAGCACCTGCTGCCGAGGAAAATAATGAGGCATCAGCATCTTCCCAAACTTAG
- the LOC132179658 gene encoding uncharacterized protein LOC132179658 has protein sequence MASSTTPSTSFSAVPAFLYSIRTLSPTRHHVGTRTPARKTRICAKLGEKSALQFKKLGNSDLSISEITFGTMTFGEQNTEKEAHEMLSYAVERGINALDTAEAYPIPMRKETQGKTDLYIGSWLKSQPREKVILATKVCGYSERSSYLRDNAKVLRVDAENIRESVEKSLKRLGTDYIDLLQIHWPDRYVALFGEFSYDPSKWRPSVPFVEQLKACKELIDEGKVRYIGVSNETSYGVMEFVHVAKVEGLPKIVSIQNSYSLLVRCRFEVDLVEVCHPNNCNIGLLAYSPLGGGSLSGKYIDINSEAAKKGRLNLFPGYMERYNKSIAKEATIEYLELAKKHGLTPVQLALGFARDRPFMTSSIIGATSVEQLKEDIDAFLTTERPLPPEVMADIEYIFKRYKDPAIL, from the exons ATGGCCTCCTCGACCACACCCTCCACCTCCTTCTCTGCAGTCCCTGCTTTCCTCTACTCCATTCGCACCCTCTCTCCAACGCGCCACCATGTCGGAACTAGAACGCCCGCCAGGAAGACCCGCATTTGCGCCAAACTCGGTGAGAAGAGCGCGTTGCAGTTCAAGAAGCTCGGAAACTCTGACCTCTCTATTAGCGAAATCACTTTTGGAACT ATGACATTCGGGGAGCAAAACACAGAGAAAGAAGCTCATGAAATGCTAAGTTATGCGGTTGAGCGTGGCATTAATGCTCTTGACACTGCCGAGGCT TACCCAATTCCAATGAGGAAGGAGACACAAGGAAAAACTGATCTCTACATTGGTAGCTGGCTCAAGTCTCAACCTCGTGAAAAG GTTATTTTGGCCACAAAAGTATGCGGTTATTCAGAACGGTCAAGTTATCTACGAGACAATGCGAAGGTTTTGCGGGTCGATGCTGAAAATATTAGAGAAAGCGTGGAGAAAAGCCTTAAGCGCCTTGGCACTGATTACATTGATTTGTTGCAAATTCATTG GCCTGATCGTTATGTGGCATTGTTTGGTGAGTTTTCATATGATCCTTCAAAATGGAGGCCAAGTGTGCCATTTGTGGAGCAACTGAAGGCTTGTAAAGAACTTATTGATGAAGGAAAG GTACGCTACATTGGTGTTTCCAATGAGACTTCATATGGAGTGATGGAGTTTGTGCATGTAGCAAAAGTTGAAGGACTACCGAAGATTGTCAGTATTCAAAACAGCTACAGTCTCCTAGTTAGATGTCGTTTTGAAG TTGATCTTGTTGAAGTTTGCCACCCGAACAATTGCAATATTGGTTTACTGGCTTATTCTCCATTGGGCGGCGGATCACTTTCAGGAAAATATATAGATATCAATTCCGAGGCTGCAAAAAAAGGAAGACTGAACCTCTTCCCTGGCTACATGGAAAGATATAACAAGTCAATTGCCAAG GAAGCAACAATAGAATATCTTGAGTTGGCCAAGAAGCATGGCCTAACTCCAGTTCAGCTGGCACTTGGTTTTGCACGAGACCGCCCATTTATGACGAGTTCAATCATTGGTGCAACCTCTGTCGAACAACTAAAGGAAGACATTGATGCTTTTCTGACAACTGAGCGGCCTTTGCCACCAGAAGTAATGGCagatattgaatatattttcaAGAGATACAAAGATCCTGCCATCCTTTGA